From the Streptomyces sp. Tu 2975 genome, one window contains:
- a CDS encoding histidine phosphatase family protein translates to MAPRILLARHGQTEWSLLGRHTGRTDIPLLEEGRRGAKLLGERLHRAPWSGLEEVEIRTSPLIRASETCALAGFGERAQTWDPLMEWDYGAYEGLTPAEIQDLQPGWLLWSDGAPDGETLADVSARADEVVEWARSADRDVLVFAHGHILRSIGARWLGEHISFGARIRLDPTSLSVLGWAYGEPAIERWNDTGHQEG, encoded by the coding sequence ATGGCACCGCGGATCCTGCTCGCCCGGCACGGCCAGACCGAATGGTCGCTGCTCGGAAGGCACACCGGCAGGACGGACATCCCCCTGCTCGAGGAGGGCCGGCGCGGCGCCAAGCTGCTGGGCGAGCGGCTCCACCGGGCGCCGTGGTCGGGACTGGAAGAGGTCGAGATCCGCACCAGCCCGCTGATCAGAGCGAGCGAGACGTGCGCGCTGGCGGGCTTCGGGGAGCGGGCGCAGACCTGGGACCCGCTGATGGAGTGGGACTACGGCGCGTACGAGGGCCTGACGCCGGCCGAGATCCAGGACCTCCAGCCCGGCTGGCTCCTGTGGAGCGACGGCGCGCCCGACGGCGAGACCCTCGCGGACGTGTCCGCCCGCGCGGACGAGGTCGTCGAATGGGCCCGCTCCGCCGACCGCGACGTGCTGGTCTTCGCCCACGGCCACATCCTGCGCTCCATCGGGGCGCGGTGGCTGGGCGAGCACATCTCCTTCGGGGCGCGCATCCGGCTGGACCCGACGAGCCTGTCGGTGCTGGGGTGGGCGTACGGGGAGCCGGCGATCGAGCGGTGGAACGACACGGGGCACCAGGAGGGGTGA